The DNA segment AGGCTGATCTTCGAAGAGGATGCCGGGCTGGTTGAGGTGACGCTGTTGCGCAAGGGCGGTAACATCACAGGCGCCAGCATCCGTGCGCCGGGAAAGCTGACGGTCGGCGACACGATTGCCCCCGAACTGATTGCCCGCTGCGTGCAGGTCGGTCCGCAATCGATCCGCACGATAACGCACGCCCCGACCTTCGCCTCCGTTGGCCTGCCTTTCGCCTTCGCAGAACTGGACAGCCTGGAAACGCTTGGAAAAGCGTGGCCGAATGCGGCGATCTTTGTCGAAGCGGCTGCCCGGCACAAGCTGGACAAGACCGGCTTCTCGCTCTTTCTCTACGTGCGCTCGGCCGAAAACCCGTGGCATATCCGCGCGCGCATGTTTGCGCCCATGGACAACGTGACGGAAGACCCGGCGACCGGCAGCGCCTCCGCTGCACTCGGCGCCTACCTGACCTCCCTGTTGCCGGCACAGGATGCGGAGGTGAAAATCACCATCGAGCAGGGCGTGGAAATGGGAAGACGCAGCGTCATCGGTGTCGAAGTCCGGAAATCTTCCGGCACGGTAAACGAAGTCTTGCTGTCGGGTAGCAGCGTCCATGTCATGCGCGGCGAAATCCTGCTTTAAGGCGCCCCGCACGATCCTCCGAAGGCCTCAATCCCGGCCTGCAATGCCTTAAAACGTCTCGTTGATGACCAAGGCGATCGTCCAGGCTGCAAAGGCTATCACGGCGATCTTCCAGAAATCGGCACGCCGTTTGAGGCCGGGCAGCCCGAGCGGCTTGATGATTTGCACCGCCATGGCAAGCAACAGCAGCACCGCGATCACTTTTGTCACGGTATTTTTCCCCGTTTGCGCAAGAGTGAGCATAGCCTCATCAAAAACCACTGCGCAGTTTTCATGATCATGCTCTAATCGTCATAGGACGGACATTTTTCCGCGCCAACAGACTGTTTCTTAACGCCGATAGCGGCAATCCGGGGCACAATCAATAGTGAAAACTGGCAGGGCTTGGTTCTGCCTTATCGGTTCTCTAAGTGGAGCCGCATGAAAGTAGGAACATGAAGAGAAATATTTTACCCGTTCTTGCCCTGCTTTTCGGTACGCTCTTCCTATTCACCGGCAATGGCCTGCACAGCCTGCTTCTACCGGTGCGTGGCACGGCCGAGGGCTACGCCACCACGACGCTCGGTCTGCTCGGCACGACCTGGGCGACAGGCTTCGTGCTCGGCTGTCTGACCGCGCCGAAACTCGTTCGGCGCATCGGTCATGTCCGCGCCTTTTCCGGCTTCATCTCCGTCATCGCCATCATCGCGCTGCTGACCGGCATCATCGTCGACGCGACCTGGTGGGTGCTGCTGCGGGCCGTCACCGGTTTCTGCACCGCCGGCACCTCGATGATCATCGAAAGCTGGCTCAATGAACGTGCCACCAATGAAAGCCGTGGCGCGATCTTCTCGCTTTACATCGGCATTACCTTGATCGGCGCCGTTGCCGGCCAGATGATGATCCCCTTTGCAGATATCCACACGCCGATCCTCTTCATGTGCTGCGGCATCTGCTATTGCATCGCCATGCTGCCGACGACGCTCTCGACCGCTGCCTCGCCGCAGCCGCTGAAGGCCGTCAGCCTGGATTTGAAGGCGCTCTACCGCAACTCGCCGGTCGCCTCCATCGGCATCCTCTTGGTCGGCATTGCCAATGGTGCCTATGGCACGCTCGGCGCCGTCTTCGGCGCCAATGCCGGTCTCTCGGACAGCAATATCGCGCTGATGATGAGCTCGACCATCTTCGCTGGTGCCGTGATGCAGTTTCCGGCCGGGCGCCTTTCCGACCGCATCGACCGCCGCTACGTGCTGGCCGGCATGGCCGCTGTCGCCGCCATCGACGGGCTGCTGCTCTTCCTGCTGCAGCCAGCCGGTCCTTATTTCCTGATCGGCATGGTGGTCATCTATGGCGCCGTCGCCAACACGCTCTATCCGATCACCGTCGCTCATGCTAACGACTTCGCCGCGCCCGAGGATTTTGTCAAAGTCTCCGGCGGCCTGCTGCTGCTCTACGGCATCGGCACGATCATCGGCCCGACGCTGAGTGGCCCGGTCATGTCCTCCATCGGTCCCTACGCACTGTTCTTCGTCACCGCGGTCGCGCATGTGCTGATCACCAGCTACGCGATCTTCCGCAGCCGCATGCGCGCCGCCAAGCCCGCGAGCGATCGCGACGCCTACACCAACATGCCTTCGGCGAATGCGCAGATGATCACGCCGGAAAGCATGTCGTTGGCGCGCAGCGAGGCTTCGAAAAGTGAGGCTTCGAAAAAGGACGATATGACGGTAAATTACGGCACATGAGCCGGGGAGTGACGAGGAGGAAACAGAATGAGCATCTTCGATGATGACCGCCCGAAAAAGCCGTCCGCCCATGAAATCGGCAGCGATTTGTCGCTGCTTTCCGTCGACGAGCTCAAGGCACGCGTCGCGCTGATGCAGGCGGAGATCGCCCGGCTGGAAGCGGAGATTGCCACTAAGGCATCCGGCCGTCAGGCGGCCGAAAACCTGTTCCGCTCGTAAGCCTGCCATCGGCGCAAACCTGTGTGATTGAAGTACAGATAGAGGCATGCTCAACGGAATATTAAGCTTTACGACATATTACTATGACCATCCAGATTTGCTCTGGACTCAGACAGTTCCTCCACTTGGCGAATTGGTCTGATTTTTCTCCCTGTTTTACCTTGAGAGCCGCGTTTGCGGCTCTTCTTTTTCGCCTTGACACGGCGCTCCCGAGGAAACTGTGGAGATTAACCCTTTCTTAAGAATCGCCTTGCGAATTTCAGTTAAAACCACCATCTTGAAGTCATAAGAACGGACGCCGAGAGTTCTTCTGAACTTCACCGGCTTTTCCTGAACAAAAGTGTTGCGTTAGCAGGGATTTCTTCGATGTCGGAACTTGGTTTGAACACGATCAGCTTTGCTGGCCACGCAGCTTCGTCGGCGCAGTTCAGGACGCTGTATTCGGAAGGCATGTCGCTGGTCGAAGAAACCGCCGCTTATCTCGACGGCCAGGGTCGGGCAGCCTCCAAGGTTCTGCCGCGCATGGCCTCCGTGCTCTACGCCGCCGAATCCATGCGGCTGACCACCCGCCTGATGCAGATGGCCTCGTGGCTGCTGCTGCAGCGCGCCGTCAACAACGGCGAAATGTCGCGCGATCAGGTGCTGGCCGAAAAAAACAAGGTTCGCCTCGACGGCTTCAACGTCGACCGCAATGCTCCGGGCTGGAACGACCTTCCGGAATCCTTCCGCGATCTCGTCGAGCGCTCGCTGCGCCTTCAGAACCGCGTCGCCCTGCTCGACCGCGAAATCTATCGCCCGACGGAAGCTCCGATCGTTCCGGACAACCAGAACAGCGTCAAAGCGCAGCTCACCCTGCTGCAGACGGCTTTTGGGACGAACTGAGTTTCGATAGCTTATAGCTGACGAATAAAACCGGCCGTGTTTCGCACGGCCGGTTTTATTTTGTTCGGTCTGAGATGATAGCGGCGATGAGCCTGAGAAGCGACCGCTCTACGAAGAGCATCGCATCAAGACAACAAAAAAGCCCAGCAAAGCCGGGCTCTTTTCAAAACACCAGATCGCGAAGCGATTAGATGCCGAGACCGCCGAAACGCTTGTTGAACTTGGAAACGCGGCCGCCGCGGTCCATGAGCTGCTGGTTGCCGCCCGTCCAAGCCGGATGAGACTTGCTGTCGATTTCGAGGTTCATGACAGCGCCTTCCGAACCCCAGGTCGAGCGGGTTTCGTATTCGGTGCCGTCGGTCATGACCACCTTGATGGTGTGGTAGTCGGGATGGATGTTGGCCTTCATAACAATCTTCCTGTCATGCCAGGGTCCATTTGTCGCAAGCCATTGCGGCAACCGAACCGATTGAATAAATGAAGCCGCAGTCCGATTGAGGCCACGGCTTCCAATTAAGATGGCGTGCCTATACATGAAGGCGGCAAGGATAACAAGGGGCGAAAGAGCGAAGTCCCTTGCTGATATGGGGATTGGAGACGACTTGTCAGAGACGGGCCAGGCAGACGACAAAAAGCGCAAATCCATTCGGCCGCTTGGACGGCTGGCACCCTATCTCAGGCGCTATCGCGGCATGGTGCTGGGGGCGCTGATCGCCTTGGTCGTTGCTGCCGTCACCTCTCTCGCCCTGCCGCTAGCCGTCCGGCGCATGATCGACCATGGCTTCGATCAGTCCGATCGCGGTCTCATCGACAGCTATTTCGCCGCGATCATGGCGATGGCCGTCATTCTCGCGATCGCAAGCGCGTTGCGCTATTATTTTGTCATCACCATCGGCGAGCGCATCGTCTCGGATATGCGCCGCGAGGTCTTCGATCATGTGACGCGGCTGTCGCCCTCCTTCTTCGATGTCAATCAATCCGGCGAGATCGTCTCGCGGCTGACGGCCGACACGACGCAGATCAAGTCCGCCGTCGGCGCAACGGCTTCGGTGGCGCTGCGCAATCTCATTCTCTGTCTTGGCGCCGTGGGCATGATGATCATCACCAGCCCGAAGCTGTCGAGCATCGTGCTGATTGCCATCCCGATCATCGTGCTGCCGCTTGTCAGCTTCGGCCGCTCCGTGCGCAAGCGCTCGCGCGCCGCGCAGGATACGCTTGCCGATGCATCCGCCTATGCCAACGAGACCATCGCCGCCAGCCGCACCATCCAGGCCTTTAACGGCGAGGCGGCGGCAGCGCAGCGTTATGGCGCCGCGGTCGAGGATGCCTATCAGGCGGCGCGCGCCGCGATCAAATCCCGCTCGCTGCTGACCGGATTTGCCATCACCATGGTCTTTGGCAGCATCGTCGCCGTGCTTTGGGTCGGTGCGCAAAATGTTCTCGCCGGAACGATGTCGGCGGGTACGCTCGGTCAGTTCCTCCTTTACTCCGTCATTGCCGGCACGTCGCTCGGCTCGCTGTCGGAAGTCTGGGGCGAGCTATCGCAGGCCGCAGGCGCAGCCGATCGCCTGGGCGAACTTCTCGCCGAAGTCTCGCCGATCGCCGCCCCCTCCAATCCATTGCCCCTTCCCCAGCCGCCGCAGGGTCGGGTGGAATTCTCCGACGTGCATTTCTCCTATCCGTCCCGACCGGGCAAATCAGCGCTGCATGGCCTGTCGCTTTCCGTTCAGCCGGGCGAAACGGTGGCGATCGTCGGTCCTTCCGGTGCCGGCAAGAGCACGGTCTTCTCGCTGTTGCTGCGCTTCTACGATCCGCAGCAGGGTAGCATCGCCATCGACGGCATTGACGCTCGTCGCGTTTTGCCCGACGCCCTGCGCGACCGCATCGCCATCGTGCCGCAGGACACGACCATTTTCGCCGCCTCGATTCACGACAATATTGCCTTCGGCCGCCCCGAAGCCTTGCGCGACGAGGTCCGCGCCGCCGCGATCGCCGCCCAGGCGGATGAATTCATCTCGCGCCTGGACAAGGGTTACGACACACAGGTAGGCGAGCGCGGCATTACCCTTTCCGGCGGACAGCGCCAGCGCATCGCCATTGCCCGCGCCATCCTGAAGAATGCGCCGATCCTGCTGCTCGACGAAGCGACATCGGCGCTCGATGCGGAGAGCGAGACGCTGGTGCAAAGGGCCCTCGATGGCCTGATGGAAACGCGCACCACCCTCGTCATCGCGCATCGCCTGGCGACGGTTCTGAAGGCCGACCGCATCCTTGTGCTCGATCAAGGCCGCATCGTCGAAGAAGGCACGCACCAAAGCCTGATCCATCACGGCGGCATCTACGCCAAGCTGGCGCGGCTGCAATTCGACGCCGGCATCGACGACCGCATGCTCGCAGTCAAATAACGGGGATCGGGCAAGCCGAATACAACAGGTGGAAATAGCTTTAAAGTTGCGCTAGATTTTTCCCGTTATCTCGCGCTGACGCGATTCTAGGAGACGGGAACCATGTATAAATTTGAAGTCTACAAGGACAAGGCTGGCGAATTCCGCTTCCGCTTCAAGGCCTCGAACGGCGAAACCATGTTTGCCTCCGAAGGCTATAAGGCGAAGGCTTCGGCCCTCCACGCTATTGAATCGATCAAGTCCCATGTCGGCGCCGCCGCTATCGACGACCAGACCGCCGCCTAAGACTTCGCGTCGAGCGCTGCTATACAGCCTCTACGGCCGGCTGCCTTCGGGCGCGCCGGCCGTTTTCGTTTGCCCATCAAAAAATTTCGAAAAAATCTGCTCGGCCTGTCGAAATCAGCCTCGCTCGCGTCTCATAGTATCGGAACGGGCATGAAGCCGTTTCGCCGGCGGCGTTGCACATCTTGGCATTTGCTCTTTAGATGCAGCGTCCAGTCCGGCTTACCGCCAACACAGCGAGCAGGAGTTTCCCCATGCAATATGCTTTGATCATCCGTGAATCGGCCGAGGATTTTAAGCGGCGCGAGGATCCCGCCTATAAGAACGGCTGGATCGCCTATACCCAGGCGCTTGTCCAGGCCGGCATCATGACCGGCGGTGCCGGGCTGACCGAGCCGGAAACCGCAACGGTCATCCGCCGCCGCGGCGAAGACCATGATGTGCAGGACGGTCCTTTCCCGGAAGGCAAGGAACAGCTCGGCGGTTTCTATCTGATCGATGTGCCGAACCTCGACGCAGCCCTGGAATGGGCCGTGCGCGTGCCAATCTCCCAGAAGGGATCCGTCGAAGTGCGGCCGCGTCTGCAAATGTGACATGGCCATGGACCATGACGTTGGACGCGCCACGGAACGGGTGGCGCGCCAATCCTACGGCAAGTTGATCGCTTTCCTGGCGGCGCGCTCGGGCGATGTGCCGGCGGCGGAGGATGCGCTGTCCGAGGCTCTCGCAGCCGCATTGCGCGCTTGGCCGGCGCGCGGCATTCCCGAAAATCCCGAGGCCTGGCTATTGGTCGCGGCGCGGCGCAATCTTTATGGCGCC comes from the Rhizobium sp. NXC24 genome and includes:
- a CDS encoding DUF1465 family protein, producing MSELGLNTISFAGHAASSAQFRTLYSEGMSLVEETAAYLDGQGRAASKVLPRMASVLYAAESMRLTTRLMQMASWLLLQRAVNNGEMSRDQVLAEKNKVRLDGFNVDRNAPGWNDLPESFRDLVERSLRLQNRVALLDREIYRPTEAPIVPDNQNSVKAQLTLLQTAFGTN
- a CDS encoding ABC transporter transmembrane domain-containing protein translates to MSETGQADDKKRKSIRPLGRLAPYLRRYRGMVLGALIALVVAAVTSLALPLAVRRMIDHGFDQSDRGLIDSYFAAIMAMAVILAIASALRYYFVITIGERIVSDMRREVFDHVTRLSPSFFDVNQSGEIVSRLTADTTQIKSAVGATASVALRNLILCLGAVGMMIITSPKLSSIVLIAIPIIVLPLVSFGRSVRKRSRAAQDTLADASAYANETIAASRTIQAFNGEAAAAQRYGAAVEDAYQAARAAIKSRSLLTGFAITMVFGSIVAVLWVGAQNVLAGTMSAGTLGQFLLYSVIAGTSLGSLSEVWGELSQAAGAADRLGELLAEVSPIAAPSNPLPLPQPPQGRVEFSDVHFSYPSRPGKSALHGLSLSVQPGETVAIVGPSGAGKSTVFSLLLRFYDPQQGSIAIDGIDARRVLPDALRDRIAIVPQDTTIFAASIHDNIAFGRPEALRDEVRAAAIAAQADEFISRLDKGYDTQVGERGITLSGGQRQRIAIARAILKNAPILLLDEATSALDAESETLVQRALDGLMETRTTLVIAHRLATVLKADRILVLDQGRIVEEGTHQSLIHHGGIYAKLARLQFDAGIDDRMLAVK
- a CDS encoding PhzF family phenazine biosynthesis protein, whose translation is MNTVAYVTVDVFTLERFVGNPLAVIPDARGGLSSDAMQKIAAEFGYSETTFVLPPENPDHTARVRIFTPTAEIPFAGHPNVGTAFVLGQQQEIFGKPAGDRLIFEEDAGLVEVTLLRKGGNITGASIRAPGKLTVGDTIAPELIARCVQVGPQSIRTITHAPTFASVGLPFAFAELDSLETLGKAWPNAAIFVEAAARHKLDKTGFSLFLYVRSAENPWHIRARMFAPMDNVTEDPATGSASAALGAYLTSLLPAQDAEVKITIEQGVEMGRRSVIGVEVRKSSGTVNEVLLSGSSVHVMRGEILL
- the rpmE gene encoding 50S ribosomal protein L31, producing the protein MKANIHPDYHTIKVVMTDGTEYETRSTWGSEGAVMNLEIDSKSHPAWTGGNQQLMDRGGRVSKFNKRFGGLGI
- a CDS encoding DUF1192 domain-containing protein, which codes for MSIFDDDRPKKPSAHEIGSDLSLLSVDELKARVALMQAEIARLEAEIATKASGRQAAENLFRS
- a CDS encoding YciI family protein; this translates as MQYALIIRESAEDFKRREDPAYKNGWIAYTQALVQAGIMTGGAGLTEPETATVIRRRGEDHDVQDGPFPEGKEQLGGFYLIDVPNLDAALEWAVRVPISQKGSVEVRPRLQM
- a CDS encoding YegP family protein, with amino-acid sequence MYKFEVYKDKAGEFRFRFKASNGETMFASEGYKAKASALHAIESIKSHVGAAAIDDQTAA
- a CDS encoding MFS transporter, which encodes MKRNILPVLALLFGTLFLFTGNGLHSLLLPVRGTAEGYATTTLGLLGTTWATGFVLGCLTAPKLVRRIGHVRAFSGFISVIAIIALLTGIIVDATWWVLLRAVTGFCTAGTSMIIESWLNERATNESRGAIFSLYIGITLIGAVAGQMMIPFADIHTPILFMCCGICYCIAMLPTTLSTAASPQPLKAVSLDLKALYRNSPVASIGILLVGIANGAYGTLGAVFGANAGLSDSNIALMMSSTIFAGAVMQFPAGRLSDRIDRRYVLAGMAAVAAIDGLLLFLLQPAGPYFLIGMVVIYGAVANTLYPITVAHANDFAAPEDFVKVSGGLLLLYGIGTIIGPTLSGPVMSSIGPYALFFVTAVAHVLITSYAIFRSRMRAAKPASDRDAYTNMPSANAQMITPESMSLARSEASKSEASKKDDMTVNYGT